In Halogeometricum borinquense DSM 11551, a single genomic region encodes these proteins:
- a CDS encoding amidohydrolase family protein: MYVIRNATLHTATDRGTVEGDLSIQDGKIVAVGDVDAPPEATEIDVDGAPVTPGLVDAHSHAGMAEWGEPEDGDINEGTDPVTPHVNALDGFHPRDEELKYAFQNGVTTVSARMGSGNVVGGVICSMKTYGDVADRMLVREDGMKAAMGENPKRFHGEQKDRQPATRPGVAATLRQALMDAEDYVAKREKAVEDGEPFDRDLGLENLARVVEGDLPLRVHAHRADDIMTVFRIAEEFGIDNISIEHATEGHLIAEEFVERDIPAVCGPSLYSGAKYELRNITFETPGILHEAGVNVAIQTDAPVLPQRHLDVCVGLAVREGLPEAAALDVVTRNPAEILGIEDRVGTLAEGTDADIVVWDGPFYQFDTSAQHVFVDGEHVFDRAEDAVDPREEWQW; the protein is encoded by the coding sequence ATGTACGTTATTCGCAATGCCACGCTCCACACGGCGACGGACCGCGGCACCGTCGAGGGTGACCTGTCTATTCAAGACGGAAAAATCGTGGCCGTTGGTGACGTTGATGCGCCACCGGAAGCGACCGAGATAGACGTAGACGGCGCGCCCGTAACACCCGGACTCGTAGATGCGCACAGTCACGCCGGGATGGCGGAGTGGGGTGAACCCGAGGACGGTGACATAAACGAGGGCACGGATCCGGTAACGCCGCACGTGAACGCCTTAGACGGGTTCCATCCGCGCGACGAGGAACTGAAGTACGCCTTCCAAAACGGCGTTACTACCGTCTCCGCACGGATGGGGTCGGGGAATGTCGTCGGCGGCGTCATCTGTTCGATGAAAACGTACGGTGACGTGGCCGACCGGATGCTCGTCCGCGAAGACGGCATGAAGGCTGCGATGGGGGAGAATCCGAAGCGGTTCCATGGTGAACAGAAGGATCGACAGCCTGCAACCCGTCCGGGTGTCGCGGCGACGCTTCGACAGGCGTTGATGGACGCCGAAGATTACGTTGCGAAACGTGAGAAGGCCGTCGAGGACGGCGAACCGTTCGACCGTGACCTCGGTTTGGAGAACCTCGCCCGTGTCGTAGAGGGCGATTTACCGCTGCGCGTCCACGCCCACCGCGCGGACGACATCATGACTGTCTTTCGCATCGCCGAGGAGTTCGGTATCGATAACATCTCTATCGAACACGCGACGGAGGGACATCTTATCGCCGAGGAGTTTGTCGAGCGTGACATTCCGGCTGTGTGCGGACCGTCGCTGTACTCCGGCGCAAAGTACGAACTGCGAAACATCACGTTCGAAACGCCCGGTATCCTCCACGAGGCTGGCGTGAACGTCGCTATCCAGACTGACGCCCCGGTCCTCCCACAGCGGCACCTCGACGTGTGTGTCGGACTCGCCGTCCGCGAGGGACTCCCTGAAGCGGCCGCACTCGACGTGGTGACGCGCAACCCCGCCGAAATCCTCGGCATCGAGGACCGTGTCGGAACGCTCGCGGAGGGGACCGATGCCGATATCGTCGTCTGGGACGGCCCGTTCTACCAGTTCGACACCAGCGCACAGCACGTCTTCGTGGACGGCGAACACGTTTTCGACCGCGCCGAGGACGCCGTTGATCCACGCGAGGAATGGCAGTGGTGA